In one window of Candidatus Avedoeria danica DNA:
- a CDS encoding immune inhibitor A: protein MPTPPVRRWPIWTPRVARGGAAAVAVLTAAALSLGHLASAAPFVAPSAAPSVALSVALSAAPSAAPASPPVAPPPVAHPADPAAAPFISYVQPSEVLVYDAARRNAGPGASPAAVEAAAAAFRAAWAADHFHGPRSEDLERLHQRELAWLHATSPADGPSAIDPRRGGARSGADAHADAHADAGDRADQNVDPARSPIPLQRAPVLGELKLLVIAVEFDGTDTAENFSHEVGIRAGGRCVTETVTYDGPLHGQIARPGPLDNHTTWRPSFERDFYEQMVFSAEGVTERIRPDLVDPEDGRPGIDIGGNSMANFYKEVSGGKVTFDGGPRGVTAWVKVPHSVGYYDANACRNGRPSGSGLPSNPRFPNGTGQLIADIGAAINAADPDFPWADYDTDGDRVVDHVVYIHAGIDESEGGGVDGNQQIWAHRSSVDARTGLMDDRGTPTDMTDDITIRGYTIQPENLSLGVLVHEFGHDLGLPDLYTTTGDEDVTWWDLMSVGARTGRLNGSDPTHIGAWGKTVLGWLDPVVVTPGADAATVLLGQLAQPPEGSTTAVRVDVPPSYERQVPLVPDSTRLWWSGNDQASADHRLTRELDLTGVTGAVSMSFQLNHGLERDRDFFFVEVSTDGGATFVQTKGFRVGTGQERTTADDYADPNRSLAGYGGLKYGYTGDNQGWMDVYHDLTPFAGMSIQLRLRYATSPSNQSRGVFVDNFAVRSGGAELLVDAVEPGAPSAWTSTPGTFLNATAVDAGWTMTDGTKPIARYYLLEWRNPVGFDIGLKYAYNTIFARLTADGARELFIDRVPSNVPGLLVWLRDMRFGANNPSNSILSDRNQLALPSEGAKGGLLIVDAHPEPLRGPLGGVISNTHGIFPFPPSDSWRGRVQTTNAAFGLHGTAAITLTASVGVEPPATLVMTPTRYAPLPAVHGFHDALGFMPGVEELEVPVILDGDGDQVRTKRYAFADPDGGVVVPAAGYYPPRTPIGFTGLGGDRVPPSDNISVFETMFLRGTAPVFVDIGASTGRGVTGRQSGNPGDHGVQFGFHFEVIDEAADGSTGTIRLWRQADDAEATLATAMIPTADDILVQPGLVNIGGATTMTLYSDFDETAATYVLAAAGSTAVPVAVSADAVARAVLQGGPGALAALAVAPGEAVAVAWAGYVKSGEDVSLTYVLEPRPSAPVVRVQCAVYRPGEPSRLLDEVSTEVALRSVVYLPVGRRGE, encoded by the coding sequence ATGCCCACGCCGCCCGTCCGCCGCTGGCCCATCTGGACACCCCGCGTCGCACGCGGCGGCGCCGCCGCCGTCGCCGTTCTCACCGCAGCCGCGCTCTCGCTCGGGCACCTGGCGTCCGCCGCACCCTTCGTCGCCCCATCGGCCGCGCCATCGGTCGCCCTATCGGTCGCCCTTTCGGCCGCGCCATCCGCCGCCCCGGCGTCGCCCCCCGTTGCGCCACCCCCTGTCGCGCACCCCGCCGATCCCGCGGCTGCGCCGTTCATCAGCTACGTGCAGCCGAGCGAGGTCCTCGTCTACGACGCCGCCCGCCGCAACGCCGGCCCCGGCGCGAGCCCGGCGGCGGTCGAGGCGGCGGCGGCCGCGTTCCGGGCGGCGTGGGCGGCCGACCACTTCCATGGGCCAAGGTCCGAGGATCTCGAACGGCTGCACCAGCGCGAGCTGGCGTGGCTGCATGCGACATCGCCCGCCGACGGGCCGTCCGCCATCGATCCGCGCCGCGGCGGCGCGCGCTCCGGAGCCGACGCACATGCCGACGCACATGCCGACGCGGGCGACCGCGCGGACCAAAACGTCGATCCGGCCCGCTCGCCCATCCCTTTGCAGCGCGCCCCGGTCCTCGGCGAGCTCAAGCTGCTCGTCATCGCCGTCGAGTTCGACGGGACGGACACGGCCGAGAACTTCTCGCACGAGGTCGGCATCCGGGCCGGCGGCCGGTGCGTGACCGAGACCGTGACGTACGACGGGCCGCTGCATGGCCAGATCGCCCGCCCCGGCCCGCTGGACAACCACACCACGTGGCGGCCGAGCTTCGAGCGCGACTTCTACGAGCAGATGGTCTTCTCCGCCGAGGGCGTCACCGAGCGCATCCGGCCCGACCTCGTCGACCCGGAGGACGGCCGGCCGGGCATCGACATCGGCGGGAACTCGATGGCGAACTTCTACAAGGAGGTCTCGGGCGGCAAGGTGACGTTCGACGGCGGCCCGCGCGGGGTCACCGCCTGGGTCAAGGTGCCCCATTCCGTCGGCTACTATGACGCGAACGCCTGCCGCAACGGGCGGCCGTCGGGCTCCGGCCTGCCGAGCAACCCGCGCTTCCCGAACGGGACGGGGCAGCTCATCGCCGACATCGGCGCCGCGATCAACGCCGCCGACCCGGACTTCCCGTGGGCGGACTACGACACGGACGGCGACCGCGTCGTGGACCACGTCGTCTACATCCACGCCGGCATCGACGAGTCCGAAGGCGGCGGCGTGGACGGCAACCAGCAGATCTGGGCGCACCGTTCCAGCGTCGACGCCCGCACCGGGCTGATGGACGACCGCGGCACACCGACGGACATGACGGACGACATCACGATCCGCGGCTACACGATCCAGCCCGAGAACCTCAGCCTGGGGGTCCTCGTCCACGAGTTCGGCCACGACCTCGGCCTGCCGGACCTCTACACGACGACCGGCGACGAGGACGTGACGTGGTGGGACCTGATGAGCGTCGGCGCGCGGACGGGGCGGCTGAACGGCAGCGACCCGACGCACATCGGCGCGTGGGGCAAGACCGTCCTCGGTTGGCTCGACCCGGTCGTCGTGACGCCCGGCGCCGACGCCGCGACCGTGCTCCTCGGCCAGCTCGCCCAGCCGCCCGAAGGCAGCACGACGGCCGTACGGGTGGACGTGCCGCCGTCGTACGAGCGCCAGGTACCTCTCGTGCCGGACTCCACCCGACTGTGGTGGAGCGGCAACGACCAGGCGTCGGCCGATCATCGCCTGACGCGCGAACTCGACCTGACGGGGGTAACCGGCGCCGTCAGCATGTCGTTCCAGTTGAACCACGGCCTCGAGCGCGACCGGGACTTCTTCTTCGTCGAGGTCTCGACGGACGGCGGCGCAACGTTCGTCCAGACGAAGGGCTTCCGGGTTGGGACAGGCCAGGAGCGCACGACCGCCGACGACTACGCCGACCCGAACCGCAGCCTAGCCGGCTACGGCGGCTTGAAGTACGGCTACACCGGCGACAACCAGGGCTGGATGGACGTGTACCACGACCTCACGCCCTTCGCCGGCATGTCCATCCAATTGCGGCTGCGCTACGCGACGAGCCCGAGCAACCAGAGCCGTGGGGTGTTCGTCGACAACTTCGCGGTCCGCTCCGGCGGCGCCGAACTCCTCGTCGACGCCGTCGAGCCCGGCGCGCCGAGCGCCTGGACGTCGACGCCCGGCACATTCCTGAACGCCACGGCCGTCGACGCCGGCTGGACGATGACGGACGGCACGAAGCCGATCGCGCGCTACTACCTCCTCGAGTGGCGCAACCCGGTCGGCTTCGACATCGGCCTGAAGTATGCCTACAACACGATCTTCGCCCGGCTGACGGCCGACGGGGCGCGCGAGCTCTTCATCGACCGCGTCCCGAGCAACGTGCCGGGCCTGCTGGTGTGGCTGCGCGACATGCGCTTCGGCGCGAACAACCCGAGCAACAGCATCCTCAGCGACCGCAACCAGCTCGCCTTGCCCAGCGAGGGCGCCAAGGGCGGGCTGCTCATCGTGGACGCCCACCCGGAACCGCTCCGCGGGCCGCTCGGCGGTGTGATCAGCAACACGCACGGCATCTTCCCGTTCCCGCCGAGCGACAGCTGGCGCGGCCGCGTCCAGACGACGAACGCCGCGTTCGGGCTGCACGGCACCGCCGCGATCACGCTGACCGCCTCCGTCGGCGTCGAGCCACCGGCCACGCTCGTGATGACCCCGACGCGCTACGCCCCGCTGCCCGCCGTGCACGGCTTCCACGATGCGCTCGGCTTCATGCCGGGCGTCGAGGAGCTCGAGGTGCCGGTCATCCTCGACGGCGACGGTGACCAGGTGCGCACGAAGCGCTACGCCTTCGCCGATCCGGACGGCGGCGTCGTCGTGCCGGCCGCCGGCTACTACCCGCCGCGCACGCCGATCGGCTTCACCGGCCTCGGCGGCGACCGCGTGCCGCCCAGCGACAACATCAGCGTCTTCGAGACGATGTTCCTGCGCGGCACCGCGCCCGTATTCGTCGACATCGGCGCCTCGACCGGCCGCGGCGTCACGGGCCGCCAGTCCGGCAACCCGGGCGACCACGGCGTCCAGTTCGGTTTCCACTTCGAGGTGATCGACGAGGCGGCGGACGGCTCGACCGGGACGATCCGGCTGTGGCGTCAGGCGGACGACGCCGAGGCGACGCTCGCCACGGCGATGATCCCGACCGCCGACGACATCCTGGTCCAACCCGGCCTCGTGAACATCGGCGGCGCGACGACGATGACGCTCTACAGCGACTTTGACGAAACCGCGGCCACGTATGTCCTCGCCGCCGCCGGGTCCACCGCCGTGCCCGTCGCGGTCTCGGCCGACGCCGTCGCCCGCGCCGTGCTCCAGGGCGGGCCGGGCGCGCTGGCGGCGCTGGCCGTCGCACCGGGCGAGGCCGTCGCGGTGGCATGGGCCGGCTACGTGAAGAGCGGTGAGGATGTCAGCCTCACGTATGTCCTCGAGCCGCGACCGTCGGCGCCTGTCGTGCGGGTGCAGTGCGCGGTCTACCGGCCGGGCGAGCCGAGCCGGCTGCTCGACGAGGTGAGCACCGAGGTGGCGTTGCGGTCGGTGGTGTATCTGCCGGTGGGGCGGCGGGGGGAGTAG
- the tilS gene encoding tRNA lysidine(34) synthetase TilS: MPPLPLDPTHLPANAPLAVAVSGGPDSVALLSALRYIAAERRVALHVAHLDHGLRPEAVDDAAWVARLAAGWGLPATIGAADVRAFAAHSGRGIEDAARQVRYAFLAGVAWQVGAAVDGTCAAVVTAHTADDQAETVLMNVIRGAGLDGLAAMEPAARWPIAAAEIAAAAAQAHLDAARSAHDWPADRPLPRLLRPLLATDRAAVLAYLTAAGIEARTDASNDDRAFLRNRIRLDVVPLLQAINPQLHAALNRLAATAADERAFVEAAVEAVWAEVAGSNARGSVVNGSDVDGSDIVLRTPALIALHPALRRRVLRRAFTQLGGDVRELGLGHVQAILRAVEAVADDGPTALALPGRIRLRVDAASVTFRRDRAALPPPRLGPDPIALAVPGETRLPGGWTVAATLVDAHAGDGARFGFGADGPDRDPWRWSIDLDIVRTPLGVRGRVAGDRLPLDGMGTGHKRLQDLFVDAKVPAAERDGWPVVVTGATILWVPGLRGDARFRAAAGGAGRRVVLAVTPPGRVVGA; this comes from the coding sequence ATGCCCCCCCTCCCCCTCGACCCCACCCACCTCCCCGCGAACGCCCCGCTCGCTGTCGCCGTCAGCGGCGGTCCGGACTCGGTGGCGCTCCTGTCTGCGCTGCGCTACATCGCGGCCGAGCGACGCGTTGCGCTCCACGTCGCCCATCTGGACCACGGGCTGCGGCCGGAGGCCGTCGACGACGCGGCGTGGGTGGCGCGGCTGGCGGCGGGCTGGGGGCTGCCGGCGACGATCGGCGCGGCGGACGTGCGGGCGTTCGCGGCGCACAGCGGCCGGGGGATCGAGGATGCGGCGCGGCAGGTGCGGTACGCGTTCCTGGCGGGCGTCGCATGGCAGGTCGGTGCGGCCGTCGACGGTACGTGCGCAGCGGTGGTCACGGCGCACACTGCGGACGATCAGGCCGAGACCGTGCTGATGAACGTGATCCGCGGGGCCGGGCTGGACGGCCTGGCGGCCATGGAGCCCGCGGCGCGGTGGCCGATCGCGGCGGCGGAGATCGCGGCGGCCGCGGCGCAGGCGCACCTGGACGCGGCGCGTTCGGCCCACGACTGGCCCGCCGACCGGCCGCTGCCCCGGCTGCTCCGGCCGCTGTTGGCGACCGATCGCGCCGCCGTGCTGGCCTACCTGACCGCCGCCGGCATCGAGGCGCGCACGGATGCGTCGAACGACGACCGCGCCTTCCTGCGCAACCGGATCCGGCTGGACGTCGTGCCGCTCCTGCAGGCGATCAACCCGCAGCTGCACGCCGCGCTGAACCGCCTGGCCGCCACGGCCGCCGACGAGCGCGCGTTCGTCGAGGCGGCGGTCGAGGCGGTGTGGGCGGAGGTCGCGGGGTCGAACGCCCGTGGATCGGTCGTCAATGGGTCGGATGTCGACGGATCGGACATCGTCCTCCGCACGCCGGCGCTGATCGCCCTACACCCCGCCCTCCGACGCCGCGTGCTGCGGCGCGCGTTCACGCAACTGGGCGGTGATGTCCGCGAGCTCGGCCTTGGGCACGTGCAAGCGATCCTGCGGGCCGTCGAGGCTGTGGCCGACGACGGCCCGACGGCGCTCGCGCTCCCCGGCCGAATCCGCCTGCGCGTCGACGCCGCGTCCGTGACGTTCCGCCGCGACCGCGCCGCGCTCCCGCCGCCGCGCCTCGGCCCCGACCCGATCGCGCTGGCCGTGCCCGGCGAGACGCGGCTGCCCGGCGGCTGGACGGTGGCGGCAACCCTCGTCGACGCTCACGCCGGCGACGGCGCGCGCTTCGGGTTCGGCGCCGACGGTCCCGACCGCGACCCGTGGCGCTGGTCGATCGACCTCGACATCGTCCGCACGCCGCTGGGGGTGCGCGGACGGGTGGCAGGCGATCGGCTGCCGCTGGACGGCATGGGAACCGGCCACAAGCGGCTGCAGGATCTGTTCGTCGATGCCAAGGTACCCGCCGCCGAGCGCGACGGCTGGCCGGTCGTCGTCACCGGCGCGACGATCCTGTGGGTGCCGGGGCTGCGCGGGGACGCGCGGTTCAGGGCGGCGGCGGGGGGGGCTGGGCGGCGGGTGGTGCTGGCGGTGACGCCGCCGGGGCGGGTGGTGGGGGCGTAG
- a CDS encoding glycosyltransferase: protein MTDLAPALAHPAMATFLTVLYTVGFGVVALFSLRAAVHVVLWFRTGGRGTREGTKGTQGTVAGAAPYVTVQLPIYNERHVAARAIDAACALRWPPERFEVQVVDDSTDDTRAVVDEAARRWRARGVDVAVVRRADRRGFKGGALGEAIAAAKGDALAVFDADFRPPADWLLHVMPHLTDGVAAVQTRWGHLNREQNVLTRVQALSLDGYFGVEQTARSRAGLALHFNGSAGVWRRAAIDAAGGWSGDTLCEDVDLSYRAQLAGLRIVMLPEHEAPAELPATVLAFKRQQHRWAKGTVQCWRRLVRRIARSDWPLPKRLHAVASLSTYFVQPMLVLLFLGAPLLAVWRPRFHPLLFAFSLLALTMPVLVGLGQYSLSGNRVPGDSVSGPEDGWWRRLLWYPCLSIVAAGMSLNGALAVVEALTCAAGEFERTPKAGEDGDGDGDAASTGAYRLPLNAQSVCEAGLAAYAWFGIALAVDRHAWGVVAFVLPFALGFSYIAWWSLVEGFPIVRRQRRRRFGRALS, encoded by the coding sequence ATGACCGATCTCGCACCCGCCCTCGCCCACCCGGCGATGGCGACGTTCCTGACCGTCCTCTACACCGTCGGCTTCGGCGTCGTTGCGCTGTTCTCGCTGCGGGCGGCGGTGCACGTTGTGTTGTGGTTCCGGACCGGCGGGCGAGGGACGAGGGAAGGGACCAAAGGGACCCAAGGGACGGTTGCAGGGGCTGCCCCGTACGTCACCGTCCAGCTGCCGATCTACAACGAGCGCCACGTGGCCGCGCGTGCCATCGACGCCGCGTGCGCCCTCCGGTGGCCGCCCGAGCGGTTCGAGGTCCAGGTCGTCGACGACTCCACGGACGACACGCGCGCCGTCGTCGACGAGGCGGCGCGGCGGTGGCGGGCGCGCGGCGTGGACGTGGCCGTCGTGCGGCGGGCGGACCGGCGGGGCTTCAAGGGCGGCGCGCTCGGCGAGGCGATTGCCGCAGCCAAGGGCGACGCGCTGGCCGTGTTCGACGCCGACTTCCGTCCGCCGGCGGACTGGCTGCTGCACGTCATGCCGCACCTGACGGACGGCGTCGCTGCGGTGCAGACCCGCTGGGGCCACCTGAACCGCGAGCAGAACGTGTTGACGCGCGTCCAGGCGCTCAGCTTGGACGGCTACTTCGGCGTCGAGCAGACCGCGCGCAGCCGCGCCGGCTTGGCATTGCACTTCAACGGCAGCGCCGGCGTCTGGCGCCGCGCCGCGATTGACGCCGCCGGCGGCTGGTCGGGCGACACGCTGTGCGAGGACGTCGACCTTAGCTACCGCGCGCAGCTGGCGGGGCTGCGGATCGTCATGCTGCCCGAGCACGAGGCGCCGGCGGAGCTGCCGGCGACGGTGCTGGCCTTCAAGCGCCAGCAGCACCGCTGGGCCAAGGGCACGGTGCAGTGCTGGCGCCGCCTCGTCCGCCGAATCGCCCGTTCCGACTGGCCGCTGCCCAAGCGCCTGCACGCTGTCGCCAGCCTGTCGACGTACTTCGTCCAGCCGATGCTCGTCCTGCTCTTCCTCGGGGCGCCGCTCCTGGCCGTCTGGCGGCCGCGCTTCCATCCGCTCCTGTTCGCCTTCTCGCTGCTGGCCCTGACGATGCCGGTCCTCGTCGGCCTCGGCCAGTACAGTCTGTCCGGCAACCGCGTGCCCGGCGACAGCGTGTCCGGCCCCGAGGACGGCTGGTGGCGCCGCCTGCTGTGGTACCCGTGCCTCTCGATCGTCGCCGCCGGGATGTCGCTGAACGGGGCGCTGGCCGTCGTCGAGGCGCTGACCTGCGCCGCAGGCGAGTTCGAGCGCACCCCGAAAGCGGGCGAGGACGGTGACGGCGACGGCGACGCCGCTTCCACGGGCGCCTACCGGCTGCCGCTCAACGCCCAATCCGTGTGCGAGGCCGGCCTGGCCGCCTACGCCTGGTTCGGCATCGCCCTGGCCGTCGACCGCCACGCCTGGGGCGTCGTCGCCTTCGTCCTGCCCTTCGCCCTCGGCTTCAGCTACATCGCGTGGTGGTCGCTCGTCGAGGGCTTCCCGATTGTCCGCCGCCAACGGCGGCGGCGGTTCGGGCGGGCGTTGTCGTAG
- a CDS encoding DUF542 domain-containing protein, whose protein sequence is MNDLPSIEPTLTINDVVERHPGLMPVLAGHGLDLCCGGPLTLRQAAEQHGLDLDALVAELTAALAVGAGAAIP, encoded by the coding sequence ATGAATGATCTCCCATCCATCGAGCCGACCCTCACCATCAATGACGTCGTCGAACGTCACCCCGGGCTCATGCCCGTCCTGGCCGGCCACGGCCTCGACCTTTGCTGCGGCGGCCCGCTGACCCTTCGCCAGGCGGCCGAGCAGCACGGGCTCGACTTGGACGCGCTCGTCGCCGAGCTGACCGCCGCGCTCGCGGTGGGCGCGGGGGCTGCGATCCCGTGA